From a region of the Polynucleobacter corsicus genome:
- a CDS encoding PAS domain-containing sensor histidine kinase, with protein MGTLQLQEKSQQEAALFRELSFAKQRIQLRFANNTDVLQSLGRDYVSGGESFKSKENFIIQAENLLQSNHEIAQIVWIDKVGQRQWRIPLDNLRTDWFNKDVNAETINQGLRKTLELSTATSRPAFSQFMTLEVPSDEVISKEIRNVFWQTVPQISGNEINGMVAVLYTTQGLLEMIPGELKGQYRFTLITDDDRVLAISSDKNTPKRAFSNQTSLDIGVLSPNLSLRIDTYPPATNLTFRMLIGVVLGLSAFVIWSLWSVLKQMQVRQEAEANLRAETNFRRAMENSTPVGIRAHDMNRVITYVNPAFCEMTGWSAEELIGLSPPFAFWPEGQKNELTDKMNKALKIALSEERTIGIEGSILHRDGSVIQTRTFIAPLVNEKGQQTGWVTSLIDISEPKKIREELAASQERFVAVLEGLDAAVSVVSNENGELLFTNRFYRERFGNTAKGHFELAGSEKTSEGISAQSPYQETESEEIQLLDEVSGASKWYEVRRRNVPWVDGHLAQLLIATDITLRVEADDLARQQEERMQFTSRLTTMGEMASSLAHELNQPLAAISNYCMGIAKRLQGQLDPALQKDILPALEKASDQAHRAGTIIQRIKGFVKRSEPQRKSCDIAEIIHDAVGLVEIEAHRHRLSISTEIAENLPAVDLDPVLILQVLVNLLKNSLDSLREVYPLSSRWSAPPVRISADLDTSTFPAMLRIQVRDAGGGIAKSVIERMFEPFFSTKSDGMGMGLNICRSVIESHQGRLWATNLMDAEHTKLSGCTFTILLPLESPGSKDSI; from the coding sequence ATGGGGACCTTGCAATTGCAAGAAAAAAGTCAACAAGAAGCCGCTCTATTTAGAGAGCTCTCTTTTGCAAAGCAACGTATCCAATTGCGTTTTGCCAACAATACCGATGTTCTTCAGTCTCTTGGGCGTGACTATGTGAGTGGCGGCGAATCCTTCAAGTCAAAGGAAAACTTCATCATTCAGGCTGAAAATTTATTGCAAAGTAATCATGAAATTGCACAAATAGTTTGGATTGATAAAGTAGGTCAACGACAGTGGAGGATTCCGCTAGATAACTTAAGAACAGATTGGTTTAATAAGGATGTTAACGCTGAGACTATCAATCAAGGCTTAAGAAAAACCCTTGAGCTCAGTACAGCAACAAGCAGACCTGCTTTTAGTCAATTCATGACGCTTGAAGTTCCTAGCGATGAAGTCATCTCAAAAGAAATTCGTAACGTATTTTGGCAAACAGTTCCCCAGATTTCTGGCAATGAAATTAATGGCATGGTAGCTGTTCTATACACCACACAAGGCTTGCTTGAAATGATTCCTGGCGAGCTCAAGGGCCAGTATCGCTTCACATTAATTACAGACGATGACAGGGTCCTAGCAATCTCATCTGATAAAAATACGCCAAAGCGTGCATTTAGTAATCAAACTAGTTTAGATATTGGAGTTCTCAGTCCAAACCTCAGTCTACGCATTGACACCTACCCGCCAGCAACGAATTTAACTTTTAGGATGTTGATAGGCGTCGTGCTGGGTTTGAGTGCATTTGTGATCTGGAGCTTATGGTCTGTTCTTAAGCAGATGCAAGTAAGGCAAGAGGCCGAAGCAAATCTTCGGGCAGAAACCAATTTCCGTCGTGCGATGGAAAATTCCACTCCAGTTGGAATTCGTGCGCACGATATGAATAGAGTGATTACTTACGTGAATCCGGCTTTTTGTGAGATGACTGGGTGGTCTGCAGAAGAACTCATTGGACTGAGCCCCCCATTTGCCTTTTGGCCTGAAGGCCAGAAAAATGAGCTGACCGACAAGATGAATAAGGCTCTCAAAATAGCGCTGAGTGAAGAGAGAACTATTGGGATTGAGGGCTCGATTCTCCACAGAGATGGATCAGTCATTCAGACGCGTACATTTATTGCGCCCCTCGTAAATGAAAAGGGTCAACAAACTGGCTGGGTCACTTCATTAATTGATATCTCAGAACCTAAGAAAATTCGAGAAGAATTAGCAGCTTCACAAGAGCGATTTGTTGCTGTACTAGAAGGGCTTGATGCTGCCGTTTCAGTAGTATCAAATGAGAACGGCGAACTATTATTTACAAATCGCTTCTATCGTGAACGCTTTGGTAATACTGCCAAGGGTCACTTTGAATTGGCCGGTAGCGAAAAGACATCCGAAGGTATTTCAGCCCAATCACCCTATCAAGAAACTGAATCAGAAGAAATTCAATTGCTAGATGAGGTGTCGGGAGCCTCAAAATGGTATGAAGTTCGCAGACGTAATGTCCCATGGGTAGATGGGCACTTGGCACAATTATTAATTGCCACGGATATTACGCTTCGCGTAGAAGCTGATGACTTGGCTCGACAACAAGAAGAGCGGATGCAATTTACTAGCCGCTTAACAACCATGGGTGAAATGGCTTCTTCCTTGGCCCATGAATTAAATCAACCGCTTGCTGCAATTTCGAACTACTGCATGGGTATAGCAAAACGCTTGCAGGGTCAGCTTGATCCTGCCTTACAAAAAGATATTCTTCCGGCGCTAGAGAAGGCATCTGATCAGGCTCATCGCGCTGGTACGATCATTCAGCGTATTAAGGGCTTTGTAAAACGAAGTGAACCCCAAAGAAAGTCTTGCGACATTGCTGAAATCATTCACGATGCCGTTGGATTAGTGGAAATTGAAGCCCATCGCCATCGCTTGAGTATCAGCACTGAAATTGCTGAAAATCTTCCCGCGGTCGACTTAGATCCAGTCTTAATTTTGCAGGTCTTGGTCAATCTCCTGAAAAACTCGCTGGATAGTCTGAGGGAGGTTTACCCCCTTTCCTCGCGCTGGTCGGCTCCCCCCGTGCGGATCTCGGCGGATTTAGACACCAGCACCTTCCCCGCCATGTTGCGTATTCAGGTACGGGACGCGGGGGGCGGAATCGCAAAATCAGTGATTGAGCGCATGTTTGAGCCCTTTTTCAGCACTAAAAGTGATGGTATGGGCATGGGTCTGAACATTTGCCGATCTGTAATTGAGTCCCATCAGGGCCGTCTTTGGGCAACCAATCTGATGGATGCTGAACATACAAAGTTGTCGGGCTGCACCTTTACAATACTATTACCTCTAGAGTCTCCGGGCTCTAAGGATAGTATTTAA
- a CDS encoding response regulator transcription factor — MNISAATKPNQAEVVYVVDDDEAVRDSLTWLLESNGYVVRCHASAERFLQSLQSTDKSTISCAILDVRMSGMSGLELQERLISENLPMPVAFITGHGDVSMAVSTMKRGAVDFIEKPFKENDLCGLVDRMLGKARIDYSQASQRKVTQSLLSKLTGRERQVLERIVAGRLNKQIADDLSISIKTVEAHRANIMEKLNVNTVADLLRLALSDPQPN; from the coding sequence ATGAATATCAGTGCTGCTACCAAACCCAATCAAGCTGAAGTAGTTTATGTAGTAGATGACGATGAGGCAGTTCGCGACTCCCTCACCTGGCTACTCGAAAGTAATGGTTATGTTGTTCGCTGTCATGCAAGTGCTGAGCGTTTCTTGCAGTCACTCCAAAGTACTGATAAATCAACCATCTCTTGCGCCATTCTGGATGTCCGTATGTCCGGCATGTCTGGCCTAGAACTACAAGAGCGCCTGATTAGCGAAAATCTACCCATGCCGGTTGCCTTCATTACCGGTCATGGCGATGTGTCGATGGCAGTTTCTACTATGAAGCGTGGTGCGGTGGACTTTATCGAAAAACCATTTAAAGAAAATGATCTCTGCGGCTTAGTAGATCGCATGCTTGGAAAAGCGCGTATTGATTACTCCCAAGCAAGTCAGCGCAAGGTCACGCAAAGCCTCTTGAGCAAACTCACTGGGCGTGAACGCCAAGTACTCGAGCGCATCGTAGCCGGTCGTTTAAACAAACAAATCGCAGATGATCTGAGTATCTCGATCAAAACTGTAGAGGCTCATCGCGCTAATATTATGGAAAAGCTCAACGTGAATACCGTTGCAGATCTTCTGCGTCTTGCCCTTTCTGATCCACAACCTAATTAA